One part of the Sorangiineae bacterium MSr11954 genome encodes these proteins:
- a CDS encoding P1 family peptidase: protein MRARELGLRLRGRTGRHNAITDVAGVEVGYTTLIEGDDVRTGVTAILPRGKADFDVPCIAEWFSLNGNGEMTGTTLIRETGQLRLPVLITNTHAVGPCHRGVIEWVAREKPRVAAQWLLPVVAETYDGYLNDTNGAHVQASHAIAAIDAACSGPIAEGSVGGGTGMNCYAFKGGSGTSSRVVEYGRDIYTVGAFVQANFGARNELTICGVPVGEALGDDNPIEESDWKSGAGSVIAVIATDAPFLPGQCAALARRVPMGLARTGTTGSHFSGDIFLAFSTANVQTPSVYPVGDPGYDHLRHVPWNRMDDFFAAVVYSIEEAVLNALLAAETMTGRLGRRSPALPKDRLAALLS from the coding sequence ATGCGCGCCCGCGAGCTCGGTCTTCGTCTCCGCGGCCGCACCGGACGGCACAACGCCATCACCGATGTGGCGGGGGTGGAGGTGGGCTACACGACCTTGATCGAAGGCGACGACGTGCGCACCGGCGTCACCGCGATCCTGCCGCGCGGCAAGGCGGATTTCGATGTTCCGTGCATCGCGGAGTGGTTCTCGCTCAATGGCAATGGCGAGATGACGGGCACCACGCTCATTCGTGAGACCGGGCAGCTCCGGCTGCCGGTGCTGATCACCAACACGCACGCCGTCGGCCCCTGCCACCGCGGTGTGATCGAGTGGGTCGCACGGGAGAAGCCGCGCGTGGCCGCGCAGTGGCTGCTGCCGGTGGTCGCCGAGACGTACGACGGCTACCTCAACGACACCAACGGCGCGCACGTCCAAGCGTCGCACGCCATCGCCGCCATCGACGCGGCGTGCTCCGGCCCCATCGCCGAGGGTTCGGTGGGCGGGGGCACGGGGATGAACTGTTACGCCTTCAAAGGCGGCAGCGGTACGTCGTCCCGCGTGGTCGAGTATGGCCGCGACATCTACACCGTGGGCGCCTTCGTGCAGGCGAACTTTGGCGCGCGCAACGAGCTGACCATCTGCGGCGTGCCGGTGGGCGAGGCGCTCGGCGACGACAACCCCATCGAGGAGAGCGACTGGAAGTCGGGCGCGGGCTCCGTCATTGCCGTGATCGCGACCGACGCGCCATTTTTACCCGGCCAATGCGCCGCGCTGGCCCGCCGCGTTCCGATGGGGCTGGCCCGCACCGGCACCACGGGCTCGCACTTCTCCGGCGACATTTTTCTCGCGTTCTCCACGGCCAACGTGCAAACGCCGTCGGTCTATCCCGTCGGCGATCCGGGCTACGACCACCTGCGGCACGTGCCGTGGAACCGCATGGATGACTTCTTCGCGGCCGTCGTGTACTCCATCGAGGAGGCGGTCCTCAATGCGCTGCTGGCCGCCGAGACCATGACCGGCCGGCTTGGCCGTCGCTCCCCTGCCCTTCCGAAAGATCGCCTCGCGGCGCTGCTTTCGTAA
- a CDS encoding serine/threonine protein kinase: protein MSSTSEPSSNRWGEAGTSWGHFSAPEPGEIVADKYIIERAIGHGGMGAVFVARHRTLGHQVAIKVLFRSDSDSAARFLNEARACVKLKGENIIRVFDVGNLPNGSAYLVMEYLSGLDLAQMIAVQPLPVAHAVDYVVQACTALSEAHAAGVVHRDLKPANLFLTKRADGSPLVKVLDFGVSKLLHGTLSIKLGITRAQTQIGSPLYMSPEQITDSRDVDARTDVWSLGVILYELLTGKVPFSAGSMAWLSFAILTAKPIPPSSLRHGVPPALDACVLRCLEKKREDRYGAVSELAAALAPFASRRPARDRAYPERAGRPLAGPMLRVATVLAAAAAGAAITATFFAHDGSKTSDGNSIVRAQVSSLSLATSAKAPWPPPMVKPIPSSPPPQLPQLPQGPKAPTVVRIDGGAKWPSGRGAGGKPPRPPGSPTFANDIVVELDTSSSPRGPDVASKDAGADADLDSRH from the coding sequence ATGTCCTCGACCTCCGAGCCTAGCTCCAATCGATGGGGCGAGGCGGGTACATCGTGGGGGCATTTCAGCGCGCCAGAGCCCGGCGAAATCGTGGCCGACAAGTACATCATCGAGCGTGCCATCGGTCACGGTGGAATGGGCGCCGTCTTCGTGGCGCGCCATCGGACGCTCGGTCATCAAGTCGCCATCAAGGTGTTGTTTCGGAGCGATAGCGACAGCGCGGCGCGCTTTCTTAATGAGGCGCGGGCGTGCGTCAAGCTGAAAGGAGAAAATATTATTCGCGTTTTCGACGTGGGAAACCTGCCGAACGGTTCCGCATACCTCGTTATGGAATATCTATCGGGATTGGATCTTGCGCAGATGATCGCGGTCCAACCGCTCCCCGTCGCCCATGCCGTGGATTACGTGGTCCAGGCATGTACGGCGCTCTCGGAGGCGCACGCCGCGGGCGTGGTGCATCGCGATCTCAAACCGGCGAACCTCTTTTTGACGAAACGAGCGGACGGTTCGCCGCTGGTCAAGGTGCTCGACTTCGGAGTTTCGAAGCTTCTCCACGGCACGCTATCGATCAAGCTCGGTATCACGAGAGCCCAGACGCAGATTGGCTCTCCTCTCTACATGTCCCCCGAGCAAATCACCGACAGCAGGGACGTCGATGCGCGAACGGACGTCTGGTCCCTGGGGGTCATCCTCTATGAGCTTCTCACGGGGAAGGTCCCCTTCTCCGCAGGCTCGATGGCATGGCTGTCTTTTGCTATTCTCACGGCAAAGCCGATACCTCCCTCGTCGTTGCGGCACGGTGTGCCTCCGGCGCTCGACGCATGCGTCCTTCGTTGCCTCGAGAAGAAACGCGAGGACCGTTACGGTGCGGTCAGCGAGCTCGCCGCCGCGCTCGCGCCGTTTGCGTCGCGCCGTCCGGCACGGGATCGCGCGTATCCAGAGAGAGCCGGGCGCCCGCTCGCCGGTCCGATGCTACGGGTAGCGACCGTGCTCGCGGCTGCCGCGGCCGGGGCGGCCATCACGGCGACCTTTTTCGCGCATGACGGTTCCAAAACGTCGGATGGGAATTCGATTGTTCGCGCGCAGGTGTCATCCCTGTCGCTCGCGACCTCGGCGAAGGCCCCTTGGCCGCCTCCAATGGTGAAACCCATCCCGTCGTCGCCGCCACCGCAGCTACCACAGCTACCACAAGGACCGAAGGCTCCGACGGTGGTGCGGATAGATGGTGGCGCGAAATGGCCGTCGGGGCGCGGGGCAGGAGGCAAGCCCCCCCGACCACCGGGCTCGCCAACATTCGCCAATGACATCGTGGTTGAACTCGACACCTCGTCCAGCCCTCGTGGACCGGACGTCGCGTCCAAGGACGCGGGGGCCGACGCGGATTTGGACAGCCGGCATTGA
- a CDS encoding sigma-70 family RNA polymerase sigma factor, with amino-acid sequence MTNFVRHLAERAAIGNVPHDTYAGDVYFAYACIRRVGGAVEAFYQTFDHVIRRVISHRGTSRDMVDDTVQSVYERLLVGAAGSRPKLADYAGTGPLRSWVASAAATTTLMIHRAVGRRREQPRCDMDEVREVAAQPDLDYMKRKYKVELEDAIAMAFIHLGHRDRALLRLHLCQRLSIDKIGAMYDVDRSTAARWVKAALERVMEAARQEACRKLQVSESQCRSIAGLVQSELHVSILRLLST; translated from the coding sequence ATGACAAACTTCGTTCGTCACCTCGCGGAGCGCGCGGCCATCGGCAATGTGCCGCACGATACCTACGCGGGCGATGTCTATTTCGCCTATGCGTGCATCCGCCGCGTCGGTGGGGCGGTCGAAGCCTTTTATCAGACATTCGACCATGTGATTCGACGCGTCATCTCGCACCGTGGCACCTCGCGTGACATGGTCGATGACACCGTGCAATCCGTCTATGAACGTCTCCTGGTGGGTGCCGCCGGCTCCCGCCCCAAGCTCGCCGACTACGCGGGCACGGGACCCTTGCGGAGTTGGGTGGCCAGCGCCGCCGCTACCACCACCCTCATGATCCATCGCGCGGTGGGCCGGCGGCGCGAGCAGCCGCGGTGCGATATGGACGAGGTCCGTGAGGTCGCGGCGCAGCCCGATCTCGACTATATGAAGCGAAAGTACAAAGTGGAGCTCGAAGACGCGATCGCGATGGCATTCATCCATCTCGGCCATCGCGATCGCGCGCTGCTTCGACTCCACTTGTGCCAGCGTCTCAGCATCGACAAGATTGGCGCGATGTACGACGTCGATCGTTCGACCGCTGCGCGCTGGGTGAAGGCGGCGCTCGAGCGGGTCATGGAAGCTGCGCGCCAAGAAGCTTGCCGGAAGCTCCAGGTGAGCGAGAGCCAGTGCCGCAGCATTGCAGGCCTCGTGCAAAGCGAGCTTCATGTCTCGATTCTTCGGTTGCTCTCAACGTAA
- a CDS encoding protein kinase, with protein MAAVYGGTHRNGLEVAIKILHDGLASRHDVGRFRREARLANAIRHPGVVRFTDDDVTEDGSIFMVMDLLEGHTVQERAKHSGRKLPLTEVVFIAHRLLDVLKATHAQGIAHRDIKPGNLFITRMGDLRVLDFGIACFFEDFGAASTTRSGRAMGTPAFMAPEQALGHIHAIDGRTDIWAVGATMFSLLSGRFVHEADCASEVLVRAGSERARRIREVAPGLPRRIGEVIDRALAFDKTKRWPDAGAMEDALLRACEPLLGAPLAKLAFSAPDHEPHTDIREATTQGAAPKRRIPRKAEPWRSWSTPTPAASFEMSAARLPRKRVARWLAVAATAFAVGCAGFAFSRLAAATALVMSSQKVWLDGNIEQARARAEDALAADSGSAGAHLALLRAGPVWPNGIDRAHFFAAQEERKQLTDAERRYLQALAPAMSVPPDFRLSAERLEALHRADPDDLGIRVALAVGWMRVRRLDEAKALLQPLADAPDARGIVLASLGLVQAMRDDVDAARTMYRRCVSTFPAASSCTGRFAELELLEGHCAEAERVAHQHMEAHPRDPNARLFLAYALAARGAPAGEVRATLEQWADLRGGGEESLHRLRAHFKMALYEGRLDEASGIHERLARIIEKLDSAEDRFVHAMDGMLLNAEVGRASEAEKMISAYSHERHGLRHHSYRGDDVLYLHAYATRLGVLPWERWVQLRDEHLTHHQARDDLADGVQRNWLDAYAIPVTTAAGAREALDVLPGYLPLLPRTSRWFQHDAVLGTVFWKGGRPHDAMLHFERAAASCVHLDGPIQYVHMLLNFGAMLEERGDVVRACAMYRRVLERFPVTSGSRSAMQADSRASTVCPTNTSGDEGRLR; from the coding sequence ATGGCCGCCGTCTACGGTGGCACGCATCGAAATGGGCTCGAGGTAGCCATCAAAATTTTGCACGATGGCCTGGCGTCGCGGCATGACGTTGGGCGCTTTCGCCGCGAGGCGCGGCTGGCGAACGCGATTCGACATCCGGGTGTCGTGCGGTTCACGGACGACGATGTCACCGAGGACGGTTCCATTTTCATGGTGATGGATCTCCTCGAAGGGCACACCGTGCAGGAGCGGGCAAAGCACAGCGGAAGGAAACTCCCTTTAACGGAGGTGGTATTCATCGCCCACAGGCTCCTCGATGTTTTGAAAGCGACACACGCTCAGGGCATTGCGCACCGCGACATCAAACCTGGGAACTTGTTCATCACTCGAATGGGGGATCTCCGCGTGCTCGATTTCGGCATCGCCTGCTTCTTCGAGGACTTCGGCGCGGCCTCGACGACGCGCTCCGGTCGAGCCATGGGGACACCGGCCTTCATGGCGCCCGAGCAGGCGCTCGGTCATATCCATGCCATCGATGGGCGAACGGATATTTGGGCGGTGGGCGCGACGATGTTCTCGTTGCTCTCGGGCCGGTTCGTTCACGAGGCGGATTGTGCCAGCGAAGTGCTCGTCCGCGCAGGCAGCGAGAGAGCGCGACGGATCCGAGAGGTCGCGCCGGGGTTGCCCCGTCGCATTGGCGAGGTGATCGACCGCGCGCTCGCCTTCGACAAAACGAAACGTTGGCCCGATGCGGGCGCGATGGAGGACGCGCTCCTCCGAGCCTGTGAGCCTCTCTTGGGGGCGCCGCTTGCGAAGCTCGCGTTCTCGGCCCCCGATCACGAGCCGCACACGGATATCCGAGAAGCCACGACGCAAGGTGCCGCTCCGAAGAGGCGCATCCCTCGGAAAGCCGAGCCTTGGCGATCCTGGAGCACCCCAACGCCGGCCGCTTCGTTCGAAATGTCCGCGGCGCGGCTGCCACGAAAACGCGTCGCGCGATGGCTCGCGGTGGCCGCCACCGCCTTCGCCGTGGGCTGCGCCGGGTTCGCGTTCTCGAGGCTCGCGGCCGCGACGGCGCTGGTCATGTCATCGCAGAAGGTGTGGCTCGACGGGAACATCGAGCAGGCGCGCGCCCGGGCGGAGGACGCGCTCGCCGCCGACAGCGGATCGGCCGGCGCGCACCTCGCGCTCCTTCGCGCAGGGCCCGTGTGGCCAAACGGGATCGATCGGGCGCACTTCTTCGCGGCGCAAGAGGAACGAAAGCAATTGACCGATGCCGAACGGCGCTACCTGCAGGCGCTCGCACCGGCCATGAGCGTGCCGCCCGATTTTCGGCTCTCCGCCGAGCGGCTGGAGGCGCTCCATCGGGCCGATCCCGACGATCTGGGCATTCGCGTCGCCCTCGCGGTGGGGTGGATGCGCGTCCGCCGCCTCGACGAGGCCAAGGCCTTGCTGCAGCCGCTCGCCGATGCACCGGACGCGCGCGGGATCGTGCTCGCATCCCTTGGCCTCGTACAGGCCATGCGCGATGACGTCGACGCGGCTCGTACGATGTACCGCCGCTGCGTGAGCACCTTTCCCGCGGCGTCTTCGTGCACGGGACGCTTCGCCGAGCTGGAGCTCCTCGAGGGCCATTGCGCGGAGGCCGAGCGCGTGGCGCACCAGCACATGGAGGCGCACCCGCGCGACCCCAACGCGCGACTTTTCCTAGCGTACGCGCTCGCTGCGCGAGGAGCCCCTGCGGGAGAGGTCCGCGCGACGCTCGAGCAATGGGCCGACCTACGGGGCGGTGGAGAGGAAAGCCTGCACCGGCTTCGAGCCCACTTCAAAATGGCGCTCTACGAAGGACGTCTCGACGAAGCCTCGGGTATCCACGAACGGCTCGCGCGGATCATCGAAAAGCTCGATAGCGCGGAGGATCGGTTCGTCCACGCGATGGACGGCATGCTCCTGAACGCGGAGGTCGGCCGCGCGTCCGAGGCAGAGAAGATGATCTCCGCCTATTCCCACGAGCGGCACGGGTTGCGCCACCACTCGTACCGGGGCGACGACGTTCTCTATCTTCACGCGTACGCGACCAGGCTGGGCGTCTTGCCGTGGGAGCGATGGGTGCAGCTGCGCGACGAGCATCTCACGCACCATCAGGCTCGCGATGACCTCGCCGATGGCGTCCAGCGCAATTGGCTCGATGCTTATGCCATTCCGGTGACCACCGCCGCGGGAGCGCGCGAGGCGCTCGACGTTTTACCGGGGTATCTGCCGCTGCTTCCTCGAACCAGCCGCTGGTTCCAGCACGATGCCGTTCTTGGCACGGTGTTCTGGAAGGGGGGAAGGCCGCACGATGCGATGCTCCATTTCGAACGTGCCGCAGCTTCGTGTGTGCACCTCGATGGTCCGATTCAATACGTCCACATGCTTCTGAATTTCGGTGCCATGCTCGAGGAGCGAGGGGATGTCGTTCGCGCATGTGCGATGTATCGGCGCGTGCTCGAGCGGTTTCCGGTGACCTCCGGAAGTCGGTCGGCCATGCAGGCCGACAGCCGTGCGTCCACCGTATGTCCGACGAATACCTCCGGCGACGAAGGGCGTCTCCGGTGA
- a CDS encoding sigma 54-interacting transcriptional regulator: MDKPIRRLVVAHGPNSGAHLLVGASLQMVGRGRGADFMLDDMAVSRQHFHVVASDEGVHIHVCDEATPLMHAGHPIREGDVKIGESIVVGNTVLFVEDVGIEESVSLAMNDDATTTVQSLLSGTTVDVQGLAAIFSLNENLAETGTAGALEEALRAWAKVHALCHGVEIDLAPGGAKPHADETIVVTKAEGRDCTKISVPAHGAPAGRVTFTTSVAAHLVTDSLRRLLILAGALSGARLAQLSTLHAIDEDRKALRQLAVGSARAFLGSSPAAARVIDAIPKLAISSTTVLLLGETGVGKSFLARLIHESSPRKEKPFHVINCAAIPESLAESELFGHERGAFSGAIATKQGALEAVGDGTLLLDEIGELPLASQAKLLRVLEDKRFERLGSPRSLPLRARVITATNRDLEAMVRAGTFRSDLLFRISVVPVFVPPLREREEDLVLLAKHILVDLGQTSPRRIDGFSMEAIAAIRDYPWPGNVRELRNAIEHAVVLGDDPWIKPSDLPLTVRRLAIPTAEHESDAFLVRLPANLEWLKQLAIRAAMQATGGNVTKAAALLGVNRNTLYYNKS; encoded by the coding sequence ATGGACAAGCCAATCCGACGCCTCGTCGTAGCCCATGGCCCCAATAGCGGCGCCCATCTCTTGGTCGGCGCGAGCTTGCAAATGGTCGGACGCGGGCGGGGTGCGGATTTCATGTTGGACGACATGGCGGTGTCCCGGCAGCACTTTCACGTCGTGGCCAGCGACGAGGGGGTGCACATTCACGTGTGCGATGAAGCGACGCCGCTGATGCACGCGGGACACCCGATCCGCGAGGGCGACGTAAAAATTGGCGAGTCGATCGTCGTCGGCAATACCGTACTTTTCGTCGAAGACGTTGGCATCGAGGAGAGCGTGTCGTTAGCGATGAACGATGACGCGACGACCACCGTCCAATCGCTGCTCAGCGGAACGACCGTCGACGTGCAAGGGCTCGCAGCGATCTTTTCGCTCAATGAGAACCTGGCGGAGACGGGGACGGCGGGAGCGCTCGAGGAAGCGCTTCGCGCCTGGGCCAAGGTGCACGCCCTTTGTCATGGCGTCGAGATCGACCTTGCACCCGGTGGCGCAAAGCCGCATGCCGACGAGACGATCGTCGTCACCAAGGCCGAGGGACGCGACTGCACGAAGATCTCGGTGCCCGCGCACGGTGCGCCGGCGGGCCGCGTGACCTTTACCACCAGCGTCGCGGCGCATCTGGTGACCGACTCGCTCCGCCGGCTCCTCATCCTCGCCGGCGCTCTCTCCGGGGCGCGACTCGCGCAACTCTCCACGCTGCACGCCATCGACGAGGACCGCAAGGCGCTCCGTCAATTGGCGGTGGGCAGCGCGCGGGCGTTCCTCGGATCCTCGCCGGCCGCGGCGCGCGTCATCGACGCCATCCCAAAGCTGGCCATCTCCAGCACCACGGTGCTCCTTTTGGGCGAAACGGGGGTGGGCAAGAGCTTCCTCGCGCGGCTCATTCACGAGTCCAGCCCCCGCAAGGAGAAGCCCTTTCACGTCATCAACTGCGCGGCCATTCCGGAGAGCCTCGCCGAAAGTGAGCTCTTCGGCCACGAGCGCGGGGCCTTCAGCGGCGCCATTGCGACCAAGCAAGGCGCGCTGGAGGCGGTCGGCGACGGCACCCTCCTGCTCGACGAAATTGGAGAGCTCCCGCTCGCGAGCCAGGCCAAGCTGCTTCGCGTCCTCGAGGACAAGCGCTTCGAGCGGCTCGGATCTCCCCGTTCGTTGCCCCTGCGCGCGCGCGTCATCACCGCCACCAATCGCGATCTGGAGGCGATGGTTCGCGCGGGCACCTTTCGCAGCGACCTCCTCTTCCGAATCTCGGTGGTCCCGGTCTTCGTCCCACCGCTCCGAGAGCGCGAAGAAGATCTCGTGCTCTTGGCGAAGCACATCCTCGTCGATCTCGGGCAAACCTCGCCCCGGCGAATCGACGGCTTCTCCATGGAGGCCATCGCCGCCATCCGCGATTACCCATGGCCGGGCAATGTCCGCGAGCTGCGCAACGCCATCGAGCACGCGGTGGTCCTCGGCGACGATCCATGGATCAAACCGTCGGACCTTCCGCTCACCGTTCGTCGGTTGGCGATCCCCACCGCCGAGCATGAATCGGACGCGTTCCTGGTGCGCCTCCCCGCGAACCTCGAGTGGCTCAAACAGCTCGCGATCCGCGCCGCCATGCAAGCAACGGGCGGAAACGTCACCAAGGCGGCGGCGCTGCTGGGGGTGAATCGGAATACGCTGTATTACAATAAGTCGTAG
- a CDS encoding aldo/keto reductase, with protein MSTRALGTKGPQVSAIGLGCMGMSDLYGPADRTESIATIHAALEAGITLLDTGDFYGMGHNELLIRDALQGRSRDRERIVISVKFGGLRSPDGSWLGYDGRPAAVKNFLAYSLRRLGTDYVDVYRLARVDPAVPIEETVGAIAELVKAGYVRYAGLSEAGADTIRRAHATHPISDLQIEYSLLSRGIEADILPTTRKLGIGITAYGVLSRGLISGHWSKDRAAVAGDFRAHSPRFSGDNLDRNLALVEALRKVAEAKGSAVAPIAIAWVLSRGDDIVPLVGARRRDRLSEALRSLDVKLTAEDLAQIERAVPAGAAAGERYAAAQMAHLDSERR; from the coding sequence ATGAGCACGCGCGCACTCGGCACCAAAGGTCCGCAAGTTTCGGCGATCGGCTTGGGCTGCATGGGCATGTCCGATCTTTATGGACCTGCCGATCGAACCGAGAGCATCGCCACGATTCATGCGGCGCTCGAAGCCGGCATAACCCTGCTCGACACGGGCGATTTCTACGGTATGGGGCACAACGAGCTGCTCATTCGCGACGCCCTGCAGGGACGCTCGCGGGACCGCGAACGCATCGTCATCAGCGTCAAGTTCGGAGGGCTGCGCAGTCCGGATGGCAGCTGGCTCGGCTACGACGGGCGGCCCGCGGCGGTGAAGAACTTTCTCGCGTACAGCTTGCGCCGGCTCGGAACCGACTACGTCGATGTGTACCGGCTCGCGCGCGTGGACCCCGCGGTACCGATCGAGGAAACGGTGGGCGCGATCGCGGAGCTCGTCAAAGCCGGATACGTTCGGTACGCCGGCCTCTCCGAAGCGGGGGCCGATACCATCCGGCGCGCGCATGCGACCCACCCCATTTCCGATTTGCAGATCGAGTATTCGCTTTTGTCGCGCGGCATCGAGGCGGATATTTTGCCGACGACGCGCAAGCTCGGCATTGGGATTACGGCGTATGGCGTGCTGTCGCGGGGGCTCATCAGCGGGCACTGGTCCAAAGATCGCGCCGCGGTGGCCGGCGACTTTCGCGCGCACAGTCCGCGTTTCAGCGGCGACAATCTGGATCGCAACCTGGCGCTGGTCGAGGCGTTGCGCAAGGTCGCGGAGGCGAAGGGGAGCGCCGTCGCGCCGATCGCCATTGCGTGGGTGCTTTCACGGGGCGACGACATCGTGCCGCTGGTCGGTGCGCGGCGGCGGGACCGCCTTTCGGAGGCGCTGCGTTCGCTCGACGTGAAGTTGACGGCGGAAGATCTGGCGCAGATTGAACGCGCCGTGCCTGCGGGGGCCGCGGCGGGGGAGCGGTATGCGGCGGCGCAAATGGCGCATTTGGATAGTGAGCGGAGGTGA
- a CDS encoding dihydrofolate reductase family protein produces the protein MSKLRVNAFSISIDGYGAGPDQGLDNPLGVGGESLHDWMVDTRAFKRLHSESTGNEVGRGGDDDDFTVRSFENVGAWILGRNMFGPVRGPWPDEEWKGWWGENPPYHVPVFVLTHHARAPITMEGGTTFHFVTDGIHAALKRATEAAQGKDVRLGGGIATIRQYLAAGLIDELHLAISPVLLGRGEHLLAGIDTVGLGYKCTERALTGKAMHIVLTR, from the coding sequence ATGTCAAAGCTTCGGGTCAACGCATTTTCAATTTCCATCGATGGTTACGGCGCCGGTCCCGACCAGGGGCTGGACAATCCGCTGGGCGTCGGAGGCGAGTCGCTGCACGATTGGATGGTCGATACGCGAGCGTTCAAGAGGCTTCATTCCGAGTCCACCGGCAACGAGGTGGGCCGAGGAGGCGACGACGACGATTTTACGGTGCGCAGCTTCGAGAATGTTGGCGCCTGGATCCTCGGGCGCAACATGTTCGGGCCGGTGCGGGGCCCCTGGCCCGACGAGGAGTGGAAGGGATGGTGGGGCGAGAACCCGCCCTACCATGTGCCCGTCTTCGTGCTCACGCACCATGCGCGCGCGCCCATCACGATGGAGGGCGGAACGACGTTCCACTTCGTGACCGATGGAATCCACGCCGCGCTGAAACGCGCGACGGAGGCGGCGCAGGGCAAGGACGTCCGGCTCGGGGGCGGCATTGCCACCATTCGCCAATACCTCGCCGCGGGCTTGATCGACGAGCTCCACCTTGCGATTTCCCCTGTGCTCCTTGGGCGCGGTGAGCATCTCCTCGCGGGCATCGATACGGTGGGCCTCGGCTACAAATGCACGGAGCGCGCATTGACGGGCAAAGCCATGCATATCGTCCTGACCCGCTAA
- a CDS encoding beta-phosphoglucomutase family hydrolase, whose product MRTTPDRSHMTTSTTPLGLPTGIRACLFDMDGVLTQTAIVHAAAWKEMFDEYLSRRAGSEPFVPFDALHEYDVYVDGKSRADGVRSFLASRGIHLPEGSLDDPPSAETIHGLGNRKNEILLGLIRTRGVEAYEGSVRYVRAARAAGLRTAVVSASTNCHDVLVGAGIDALFDVRIDGLVAIRENLRGKPEPDSYLAGARALGVEAAEGAVFEDALAGVEAGRAGKFGYVVGVDRVGQAAELAKHGADIVVADLGELLGAASVRS is encoded by the coding sequence ATGCGCACCACCCCCGACAGGAGCCATATGACCACCTCGACCACGCCGCTCGGCCTTCCCACTGGAATCCGCGCCTGCCTCTTCGATATGGATGGTGTCTTGACGCAAACCGCAATCGTGCACGCCGCCGCATGGAAGGAGATGTTCGACGAGTACCTCTCCAGGCGCGCAGGCAGCGAGCCCTTCGTCCCCTTCGACGCGCTGCACGAGTACGACGTGTACGTGGACGGTAAATCGCGCGCCGACGGCGTGCGCTCCTTCCTCGCCTCCCGCGGGATCCATCTGCCCGAGGGCTCTCTCGACGATCCTCCCTCCGCCGAGACCATTCACGGCTTGGGAAATCGAAAGAACGAGATCCTGCTCGGGCTCATTCGGACGCGCGGGGTCGAAGCGTACGAGGGCTCCGTCCGTTATGTTCGGGCGGCGCGCGCGGCAGGGCTTCGCACGGCGGTGGTCTCGGCGAGCACCAACTGCCACGACGTGCTCGTTGGAGCCGGGATCGACGCTTTGTTCGACGTGCGCATCGATGGGCTCGTGGCCATCCGCGAGAACCTGCGCGGCAAGCCCGAGCCCGATTCGTATCTGGCCGGCGCGCGCGCGCTCGGCGTCGAGGCCGCCGAGGGCGCGGTCTTCGAGGACGCGCTCGCGGGCGTGGAGGCGGGCCGCGCAGGAAAGTTCGGCTATGTCGTGGGCGTCGATCGCGTGGGGCAAGCCGCCGAGCTCGCGAAGCACGGCGCGGACATCGTGGTCGCCGATCTGGGCGAGCTCCTCGGCGCGGCGAGCGTGCGCTCATGA